From a single Okeanomitos corallinicola TIOX110 genomic region:
- a CDS encoding late competence development ComFB family protein, which produces MTNYRSSSHSADNDAKRVAIQKYCCNVMETLVIEEVETQVQKLPAKVAKYIKVSEVVAYALNRLPSLYATSKRGWQRQLHYGKTELYQKICTSVRQGIAAVQRDPLRVNDPLNFIEDRSAIIALEELKNLLQCKDLSWEKLPEVVERTLLNTSKGRITWRKNITSNDEIVDWNNHRH; this is translated from the coding sequence ATGACAAATTACCGTTCATCTTCCCATTCTGCCGATAATGATGCCAAAAGAGTGGCAATTCAGAAATATTGCTGTAATGTCATGGAAACTTTAGTGATAGAAGAAGTCGAGACACAAGTTCAGAAATTACCTGCTAAAGTTGCCAAATATATTAAAGTTTCAGAAGTGGTTGCTTATGCTTTAAATCGTTTACCAAGTTTGTATGCAACCAGTAAAAGAGGGTGGCAAAGACAATTACACTACGGAAAAACAGAGTTGTATCAAAAAATTTGTACCTCTGTGCGCCAGGGTATTGCTGCTGTGCAAAGAGATCCCCTTCGTGTTAATGATCCTCTCAACTTCATTGAGGATCGTTCAGCTATTATAGCATTAGAAGAGCTAAAGAATTTATTACAATGCAAAGATTTGTCATGGGAGAAATTACCTGAAGTCGTAGAAAGGACACTTCTAAATACTTCCAAAGGGAGGATAACCTGGCGCAAAAACATTACTTCTAAT